The region CCGATTAACTTACCATCTCCAAAACTTATCTTTGTACCTACCTTCGCCTTTTTTCCTGGACGAACTAGGGTTTCCCAAACATCATCTGGCTTTCTTTTTAACAGTAATAGTTCTATTGGTGTTCCTTCTTTTCCATAACTATGACCTGGAGCTAGTGGGGTCTTTTCTATGATTCTCTCTCCCATTAATCTAGCTGGAATAACTTTTGTATTATTAAGGACAAGGCAATCACCCTTCTTTAGATATTTTACAATCTCCTTAAAAATATGATGTGTAACTTTACCGGTGTTTTTATCTAAAACCAAGAGCCTCGAGCCAGAACGATCCTCTAAAGGGTCTTGTGCAATTAATTCTTCTGGTAAATCAAAATAAAAGTCCTGTTTCTTCATGATGTTCTCCATTCTTGCGTATCTTACACGCATCTCTATACAAACTATTACGTTTTTTATATATTTATTTTTTTGCATACTTATGTTTATTACATATTTATCTTTTTATATTTTTATATTTTATATATTTATGTTTTATATATTTATGTTTTATATATTTATGTTTTATATCTTGATGTTCTATATCTTGATGTTTCATATCATGATTTTTTATATCTTGATGTTCTATATATTGATGTTTGAAATTATGTTTTCAACCTCATTATATATTTAATATTGCCCTACCACACATCCATTATAATAAAAAGCAATGATTTCTGTATATCGAAAACCTTCTGACGCCATTCCCCTTGCACCAGACTGACTCATTCCAACTCCATGACCAAAGCCCATACCAGCGAAGTAATAAGTGTTCGAATTATTAGGAGCGTTCTTTAAGAAATTCGTTAAGTTATCCGCGCTTTTTACGATATACTGTTCTTTTACATTATTTAATGAGCTAACTTGACTATTAGCACTGATTACATAGCTGTTTTTTAATGATATTGTTTTACTGCTTTGGCTTCCTTTAACCGTAACAACGTCAGGTTGATCCTGATAATTAATAATTTTAAACTTGGTGCTTGGGAGCGAAAACATACTACGAAGACTATTGGTGCTAATCAAAGTACTACCTTGTGTACCAGTAACTTTTAAGGAATATACCCGACTAGAAGCTGTTAAAATACTCGGCGATACTTTTTTTATATTCCCTACACTCTTATCATTTCTCTCAAGAATAGTTTGAATATCCGACTTTGTAAATTCTTTAATCCAAGGGCCTTTTTCTGGAATTTTTTCATACGTATCTACAACGCTTCGTAGATAAGGTAGCTTACTACCCCACACATCTTCAGAGGCTTCAGTTCTTCCCCCACTTGTGGAGGAGTAATAGGAAGTTATCATTTTTCCTTGGTATTTTACTACTTCTCCTTGGGTTGCTGCAACTGCTGCCGTAGCCTGTTTTGTCTCATATCCATATCCCCTGTAAACCTGGTTAGTCTGCGTATCTTCTATAGAATAGGCCTTTTTCGCATTAGAATCAGCTGTATAATCCGTTTTTGTTAAAGCATAACTTCTTGCGCAAACAGCTTGGGTCTTTAAACTTTCTATTGGCCAGCTACTAACCATCTCACAGGGTACAACACCAAGAAGATAAGATTCAATATTAATTATGTTAACTGCGGTTAATGAAGTCTTTCCATAACAGCCAATCTCTAATCTCCCTCGATACGAGCGTTCACCCAAATCTATCAAAGAAACATTTTTACTGTTTTTAGAAATTGCTTTTATCTGAGGATAGGCATTTTCAATTCCTCCATCAATTAGGAGTTGTACACCATCTCCAGACATCAGTACTCGATGTTTATTATTTTTTACTGGACCTAAGTAAGTATACCCAAGCTTCCCTTTTATTTTCTGATACATTTCAGAAAAACTCGAACTGCTCATATCACCACCAACATAGACACGGTAATGGTTCCGATAAATTGCTGTTGGCACGGTCGGCACCCCTAGCATTGCAATCTTGTCTGCAACTTGTTTTGCTTCCTCATAAGTAGAAAAGGATTTAGATAAAACGTAATAGTTTCCTTTCGCAGGTTGAAAAATAAAACCATTTCTTGATTGAAAGCTAACTTCTGAAAGATATTTATCTTTAATACAATATCCAAGTGCTATCTCCGTAGTTTGAATCTTTATTGAAGAATTACCCTCATACTTTTCATGAAGTCCAACTCGAATATCTGTCATATCTTTTTTATTTGTTACAAGCGGTACCGTTGAAAGAACTTGATTATTCAATAAATTTTGTGCAGATACTTGTCCACTTGGAAGGATTGAAATAAATATGATTAAGAAAAAGCCAATATATGATAATTTAATATGCAAAAGGCTTCGTCTTCTGTATTTTTCAATTGTCATTCTTCTACTCCTAACTTTACATATGTTATGTATTATAATAGTTTTTTTGTAAAAAATCTACCTTAGCTGTTGTATAATTTACTTTTTTCATTATAATAGTATTTATGTGTAGAATTTCAACCACATTTCGTGTCTGTATATTCCAAGGCACAAATCTATTATGTAAAAAACACGCATTGAAATGGAGTTCTGAATGAAAAAATATGTAAAACTTTATGATGTTACTGCCCTTTATCCAATCTGGTTTTTATTATTAATGCCAAATACTTGGATATTTTTAATTGCAACACAGTTTATCTTAGCAAGCTTTGTTCTTCTTGGTGGATTAAAATATATGGAATATGATGATATATCCTCTGTATGGAAGAAAACTATTATTTGGAATACGCTATATGGCTTTATTGGTTATCCTATCACATGCGGCATCTTGTTTTCTACTCAGTTTATCTCGGAAACAATGCCGAAAGGGGAATGGCTATTAGAAAACCTTACAACTCCAATAGCGACGAATCCATTTTCCCATCTAACCTCTGCTATCTTTATTATCGTTGTGGTTGCTTTTTCAGCTTTCATTGCTTATATCATGAATAGATTTTTCTCATTTAAAAAAACAAATCTAAGCAAAGCTCAAGTAAATCGATTATCTATTTACTTAGCAATTATTACAGCACCTTATATAGCAATGATACCAAGTATTACTCTTTATAACTCGATGTTTTAAATTGTCTCTACGTTTTAAAGTTAACTCTATTTTTTAAATCATCTCTACGTTATAAAGTTGGCTCTATGTTTTTAAGTAGATTTTGTTTTACTTCTTGTAAAGGGAACATAAAAAACAATATAAAAAAACTGCTTCATATCCAAAAAGAATGAAGCAGTTTTTTTATATTGTTTTTTATGTCGTTTTTTCATATTGCTTTTATGTTGTTTCGCTGTT is a window of Lachnoclostridium phytofermentans ISDg DNA encoding:
- a CDS encoding SpoIID/LytB domain-containing protein, which gives rise to MTIEKYRRRSLLHIKLSYIGFFLIIFISILPSGQVSAQNLLNNQVLSTVPLVTNKKDMTDIRVGLHEKYEGNSSIKIQTTEIALGYCIKDKYLSEVSFQSRNGFIFQPAKGNYYVLSKSFSTYEEAKQVADKIAMLGVPTVPTAIYRNHYRVYVGGDMSSSSFSEMYQKIKGKLGYTYLGPVKNNKHRVLMSGDGVQLLIDGGIENAYPQIKAISKNSKNVSLIDLGERSYRGRLEIGCYGKTSLTAVNIINIESYLLGVVPCEMVSSWPIESLKTQAVCARSYALTKTDYTADSNAKKAYSIEDTQTNQVYRGYGYETKQATAAVAATQGEVVKYQGKMITSYYSSTSGGRTEASEDVWGSKLPYLRSVVDTYEKIPEKGPWIKEFTKSDIQTILERNDKSVGNIKKVSPSILTASSRVYSLKVTGTQGSTLISTNSLRSMFSLPSTKFKIINYQDQPDVVTVKGSQSSKTISLKNSYVISANSQVSSLNNVKEQYIVKSADNLTNFLKNAPNNSNTYYFAGMGFGHGVGMSQSGARGMASEGFRYTEIIAFYYNGCVVGQY